The following DNA comes from candidate division KSB1 bacterium.
AAAAGACGCTCTACAAGTTTTTCCCGACCAAGCTCAAGCTGGCGGAAATGCTGGTGGAGCACGTTCTGGCCGAGGTCAACCGCCGCTGCGACGCCATCCTGGCCAGCCCGCTGCCTGCCGTCGAGAAACTGCTTCGCATCGTGCAGATGATCACCGAGCAGCAGCAGCGTTTTGTCACGAAAACGTTGCTGGAAAGCTTGCGCAGCCAGTTGCCGCATCTCTGGCGGCGCATCGAAGCCTTTCGCCGCGAGCGCATGCGCAAGAATCTGGAAGTCATTCTCGAACAAGGCAAGCGCGATGGCACGGTTCGCGCCGATTTCAACCGCGAGATGTTTTTTCATTTTCTGATCGGCGCGATCGACGAAGGCATCAATCCCGGGGTTTTGATTCATTCTTCCTGCTCGATGCACGACGCGCTTTCGGCGCTGATCGATATTTTCATGAACGGCGCCTTGACGCCAAAAGGCCGCGGGCAGTATCAAAAACTCAGAGCCGCGAACCTCTCGTTAAAATAAGCAACGGAGTTTTTAAAATTTGCAACGAAAAGGGAGCTGCAACAAAAAAGCCTTTTAAAATTCCATTTCTTTCATTGCGGTTCCTGTTTTGTTGCAAGCTATACTCGGTAAGGCTAAAATTGTAATGCAACATTCATGTTGCGCACATTGTTTCTTCTCAACATAAATGTTGAGTTACGTGGCCCGACACTCCAAAACCAAACCTTAACGAGTATATCTTCGCGGCAAAATCATGGATTAAATAAAATGAAAAAGTATTTACTGTTTCTTTTTCTGCCGTTTGTTGCCGGTGTAAGCCGCGCGCAAACGCCGCTCGAACTCGAGGAAGCGTTGCGCCTCGCCCGGCAGAATAATCTACAACTTCACAAGCAACAACAAAAGCAAAAAATCGCCGAATTGGAAGCGGCGATCAAGCGCAGCCAGCGCCTGCCTTCGCTCGATTTCAGTGCGATGGCTTCTTATACCGACGAAATCGCCAAGCTCGATATTCCCATTGACAAATTTGGTTTGCCGCTGCCGCCCAATTTCGTGCAGCCTCGCGTCGAGCTTGGCGGGCATGATCGAACGGATATCGCGCTCGGCGTGCGCCAGCCGATTTTCACCGGCGCGAAGTTGCGCACGCAAGTCGAGCTGGCACAAAACGCGCTGGAAGCCGAACAAACGCGATTGGCGCTGTTGCAGCAGCAAACCGCCTATCAAGTTCATTTGCTTTTCTATCAAGCCCAAAGCTTGAAGAAAGAACGCCGGATTCAAGAAGCGAGTCTGACCCGACTCGAGGCGCAGCTCCGGCAAGCGCGAAGCCTGTTCGGCGCGGCGCAGGTGATGGCGCATGATACGCTGCAAGTTTACAATCAAACGCTGCAGCTCAAAATCCAAATGGATCAAAATCAGCGCGATCAACGTCTCGTTGATTTACAAATGTATCGCCTGCTGGATTTGCCGGAAGCCCGGCCAATTGCTGAAACGGAGTTATCCAAGCCGCCGGTGTTTCGCGCGCCACTCGACAGTCTCAAGCGCAAGGCGATGCAGCTTCGCCCGGAATTAAACGGGGTGCGGCTCGGCCAACGCCGCGCTCAGCTCAATCGCAAACTGGCCAAAGCGGCTTATTTTCCCGATGTCGGCGCCGAGGTGAAATATCATTACGGCAAGCCCGGCCTCAATCAAGTCACCAATGAGTGGATGGATTATGCGACGGTCGGCGTGAGCTTGCAGTGGAATTTGTGGCGCTGGCAGCAGGATCGCCGTCGCGTCGAAGCGGCGGAAGTCGAGCGGAATCGCTTGACGCTCGAAGAACGCGAATGGCTTCGCGCGATCGATTTCGAAGTCGAGCGCAGTTGGGAAGAGGCCGGGTTTGCGGTGAAACAAATTGAATTGGCCGAACGCTTGCTCGCGCAGCAACAGGAACGTTACCGCATCGTGAGCACACAGCAACGCGAGGGCGTGGCGACGACCAATGACGTGATCGTCGCTGAAGCGGATTTGACGCAAGCCGAGCTGCAGTTGCAACGCGCGGTGATTCAATATTATTTAGCGCAAAGCGGAATTTTGCTGGCAACCGGAACGATAGGTTCGTCGTGATGCCTCAAGGCATTTTCGCTCAGTGAACGCCCGACGCCCGAAGGCGTAACGACGAACACATTTTCGTGGCGATCCGTTTGCATCTCAAGGCGGCTCTTGTAAACAAAAAAGACTCCTGCGGAATGACAAATTCTTTGACCATGGTAAACGCCATAAACCTATAAATCGGAGCAAGCGATGCGATCAATTGCAAAGATTTTTTTGCTCGCGTTTTTGATCTTGGCGGGCTGTGAGGAAAAAAATAATTCCACATTTCAAGCCAGCGCCATCATTGAAGGCACGGCCATCAAAGTGGCGGCTCAAACCGGCGGCTATTTGCTGCATGTGAATGTTGAGGAAGGCGAGCAGGTCGAGGCCGGTGATACGCTGGCGGTGATTGATGCGGAAAAATTGGGTTATCAGCTCGCGCAAATTCAAGCCAGTCTCGACGAGCTGAATGTGCAGCATCGCCTGGCGATGACCAATCTCCGTCGCGCGCAGGAGGATTACGATTACGCCAAAATCAAATACGAGCGTTATCGCGATCTCTTCGAGAAAAATGCGGCGTCGCAGCAGACGCTCGATGATTTAAAAATTGTTTATGACCGTGCGACAACGGCGCTGGAATCGGCCAAACAGAGTTTGCAAGCGCTTGCCAGCAAGGAAAAAGGCCTGGCCGCGCAGGCCAAACTGTTGCAGCGCCAGATCAACGACGCAATGGTGAGGGCGCCGATCAGCGGCACGATTACGACGAGGTTTTTTGACGCCGGCGAAACGATTCCGCCCAACGCGCCGATTGCCGAAATCATCGATCTGGCGAAGATGTGGACGAAAGTTTATGTCTCGGAAACGTATTTGCCGCGCATCAAAATCGGCCAAACTGCGCAGGTGAAAATTGACGGAACGAATCAAACGCTCGCCGGGACGGTAACGTGGATCAGCTCGAAAGCCGAATTTACGCCGAAAAATATTCTGACGCCGGAAAGCCGCACCGCGCTGGTCTACGCGGTGAAAATCAGCATTGAGAATCCCGATCGCATTTTGAAGCACGGCATGCCGGTTACGATTGCGCTACACTCAACGACAACTTCAAATTGAAAATTTTAAATTGAAAATTTACAATTTAAAATTTTTAAAATTATGCCAGACATCATCACCATAGAAAACTTCAGCAAAAGTTACGGAAAAATTCAAGCCGTCGACCAACTCTCGCTGAAAATTGCGGCTGGCGAGCTGTTCGGTTTGATTGGGCCGGACGGCGCGGGAAAAACGACCACGATGCGGACGCTGTGCACGCTGCTGCCGCTGGAAGAAGGCCACATGCACATTGCCGGTTTCGACGTTCACCGAGATGTCGCGTCGATTCGGAACATTCTCGGTTACATGCCGCAACGCTTTTCGCTTTATCCCGATCTTTCAGTGGCGCAAAACCTGATGTTCTTTGCCGATTTGTTCGGCGTGCCGAAGTTGGAAAAAGAAAAACGGCTGAAACAGCTTTATCATTTCAGCAAGCTCGAGCCGTTCAAGAATCGTTTGGCAAAACAGCTTTCCGGCGGCATGAAGCAAAAGCTGGCGCTGTCGTGCACGCTGATTCACACCCCGAAAGTTTTGATTCTCGACGAGCCGACCACCGGCGTCGATCCGGTGTCGCGGCGCGAGTTTTGGCAAATTCTCCGGCAGTTGAGCGAGGAGGGCGTGACGATTCTGGTTTCGACACCGTACATGGACGAGGCCTTGCTCTGCCATCGCGTGGCGTTCATGCACAAAGGCAAAGTGCTGGCGCTGGACGACCCGCGTTTGATCACGAAACATTTCCCGCATGCGCTTTATGAAGTGGCCACGCCGGCGCCGCAGCTTTTAGCGGCCTATTTTGCCAGGGAAATCCACAGCCAATCGGCGCAAGTGTTCGGCGACCGCCTGCACGTGAGCTTCGCAGCGCCGCTTTCGAATGAGATGATCGCACAAATCATCAGAAGCGCGCCGCAGCCGATCAGCGACATGAGGCGGATTGAGCCCGGCATTGAAGACACGTTCATGGAACTGATGAAAACAAATGCGCCGTCGCATTAACCAATCTTAACCACATGCCCGACTACGCCGTTCAAACTCAAAACCTCGGCAAGCGCTTTGGAAAATTCGAAGCGGTGAAAAATCTCAATCTCGCCGTCAACGCCGGCGAAATTTTTGGTTTTCTTGGCGCCAATGGCGCCGGCAAGACAACGGCGATTCGCATGTTGTGCGGCTTGTTGTTGCCCTCGTCCGGTTCCGGCCGTGTTGCCGGATTCGATATTTATGAAGACAACGAAAAAATCAAGCAGCACATCGGCTACATGAGCCAGAAGTTTTCGCTTTATGAAGATTTGACGCCGGCGGAGAACATCGAATTTTATGGCGGCGTTTACGGCTTGAGACGGCAACACTTGCTCAAGAAACGCGCCGCGCTGCTGGAGGAATTGGGACTGGCCGCGCAAGCCGACATGACGACGCGTTCGCTGCCGCTGGGATTCAAACAGCGGCTGGCGTTGAGCTGTGCGCTGCTGCACGATCCGGCGATTGTCTTTCTCGATGAGCCAACCGGCGGCGTCGATCCCGAAGCGCGGCGGAA
Coding sequences within:
- a CDS encoding TetR/AcrR family transcriptional regulator, yielding MNEEDREIRERILLKVKEKFAAVGYGKTSMDDVAGELGMSKKTLYKFFPTKLKLAEMLVEHVLAEVNRRCDAILASPLPAVEKLLRIVQMITEQQQRFVTKTLLESLRSQLPHLWRRIEAFRRERMRKNLEVILEQGKRDGTVRADFNREMFFHFLIGAIDEGINPGVLIHSSCSMHDALSALIDIFMNGALTPKGRGQYQKLRAANLSLK
- a CDS encoding TolC family protein, whose protein sequence is MKKYLLFLFLPFVAGVSRAQTPLELEEALRLARQNNLQLHKQQQKQKIAELEAAIKRSQRLPSLDFSAMASYTDEIAKLDIPIDKFGLPLPPNFVQPRVELGGHDRTDIALGVRQPIFTGAKLRTQVELAQNALEAEQTRLALLQQQTAYQVHLLFYQAQSLKKERRIQEASLTRLEAQLRQARSLFGAAQVMAHDTLQVYNQTLQLKIQMDQNQRDQRLVDLQMYRLLDLPEARPIAETELSKPPVFRAPLDSLKRKAMQLRPELNGVRLGQRRAQLNRKLAKAAYFPDVGAEVKYHYGKPGLNQVTNEWMDYATVGVSLQWNLWRWQQDRRRVEAAEVERNRLTLEEREWLRAIDFEVERSWEEAGFAVKQIELAERLLAQQQERYRIVSTQQREGVATTNDVIVAEADLTQAELQLQRAVIQYYLAQSGILLATGTIGSS
- a CDS encoding efflux RND transporter periplasmic adaptor subunit; the encoded protein is MRSIAKIFLLAFLILAGCEEKNNSTFQASAIIEGTAIKVAAQTGGYLLHVNVEEGEQVEAGDTLAVIDAEKLGYQLAQIQASLDELNVQHRLAMTNLRRAQEDYDYAKIKYERYRDLFEKNAASQQTLDDLKIVYDRATTALESAKQSLQALASKEKGLAAQAKLLQRQINDAMVRAPISGTITTRFFDAGETIPPNAPIAEIIDLAKMWTKVYVSETYLPRIKIGQTAQVKIDGTNQTLAGTVTWISSKAEFTPKNILTPESRTALVYAVKISIENPDRILKHGMPVTIALHSTTTSN
- a CDS encoding ABC transporter ATP-binding protein encodes the protein MPDIITIENFSKSYGKIQAVDQLSLKIAAGELFGLIGPDGAGKTTTMRTLCTLLPLEEGHMHIAGFDVHRDVASIRNILGYMPQRFSLYPDLSVAQNLMFFADLFGVPKLEKEKRLKQLYHFSKLEPFKNRLAKQLSGGMKQKLALSCTLIHTPKVLILDEPTTGVDPVSRREFWQILRQLSEEGVTILVSTPYMDEALLCHRVAFMHKGKVLALDDPRLITKHFPHALYEVATPAPQLLAAYFAREIHSQSAQVFGDRLHVSFAAPLSNEMIAQIIRSAPQPISDMRRIEPGIEDTFMELMKTNAPSH
- a CDS encoding ABC transporter ATP-binding protein: MPDYAVQTQNLGKRFGKFEAVKNLNLAVNAGEIFGFLGANGAGKTTAIRMLCGLLLPSSGSGRVAGFDIYEDNEKIKQHIGYMSQKFSLYEDLTPAENIEFYGGVYGLRRQHLLKKRAALLEELGLAAQADMTTRSLPLGFKQRLALSCALLHDPAIVFLDEPTGGVDPEARRNFWDLIHQMAQQGRTIFVTTHYMDEAEYCNRVSIMYQGEIIALGSPQELKRKFGKASMQEVFIHLVDR